The following is a genomic window from Helicobacter sp. NHP19-003.
GGTGGTTGACACTGTCAAGCACCCTTAAGACTGATGTCAGCCTCCCTTAGGGTTGACATTGTCAACCCCCCATAAAAAGGTTAAAATAGCCCCCTTGGGCTTGAGTCCAGTCCAAAATCCAAAGAAAGTTGCCACGACTGAAAGCATCATTCCCCACAATCCTAGAAAATGCCCTATTCATTGCCGATGCCCACCACCAACAGGGCATGGCTGACTTGCCTGACTTTTTAGAACAGCTAAGGGCAAACCCACCTAGCCAACTTTTTTTAATGGGCGATCTTTTCCAAATTTTTGTGGGGAGCATTAAACACACCCACGCCCCCCATATTCTAGAACAGATCGAGAGTTTGAGTCGACAAACCCCCGTCTTTTACTTTGAAGGCAATCACGATTTGGGCTTAAGCGGTGTAGCCCAGCTCAAAAACACGACAATTTACCCTAGAAGTGCACAGCCGGTCATTTTTAGCCACAAGGATAAACTCTACGCCCTAGCGCATGGGGATTTGTTTTTGGGCTTTGGCTATGGCTTGTATATCCGCTTGCTTGCAAACCCTTTAAGCCTTAAAATCTTAGGGCTGTTGGCCCACATCAAGCCCCTTTACACCGCCATAAGCACCCCCATTTACGCCAAAAGGATTAGAACCTACCCCCAAAATGCCCTAGATTTCACCCATTTTGCCAAAGCGCGCCTAGAACGCTATGCAAAGCAAAGCCCACAGCCCTTAAGCGGTGTGATTGAAGGGCATTTTCACATTGGGCGCATTTATCAAGACTCAATGTATGTGTCTTTGCCCTCGTTTTACTGCACTAAAGAGGTTACAAAATTAAGCGAGGGGAGTTTAGTGGTTTGCCCCGCCTTGAGCTGATCTGCGCTAAACTAAGAGAAAATAGGCTAAAATCTAACTCCCTTTAAATTTTGTAAAATAGGGATGCGCTTGACAGAACAAAATTTAAACACCGCTCTAAATTTAGGCGAAATTGAGCTAGTGGATTTTAGAATCTTCGGCTTACAAGGAGACCAGCCCTATGAGGGCATTTACGGGATCAATGTATCCAAGGTGCAAGAGATCATCATGATGCCTGAGATCTTTGAGTGTCCCACAAATTTGGATTATATTTTGGGCGTTTTTGATCTGCGCTCTACGATCATCCCCTTAATCGATTTGTCGAAATGGCTAGGCATCGTTGAAGATGAAAGCCGTGTGTCTGAAAAAGTTGTGGTCATCACCGAGTTTAGTGGTGTGAAAATGGGCTTTGTGGTGCACGCGG
Proteins encoded in this region:
- a CDS encoding UDP-2,3-diacylglucosamine diphosphatase, translating into MPRLKASFPTILENALFIADAHHQQGMADLPDFLEQLRANPPSQLFLMGDLFQIFVGSIKHTHAPHILEQIESLSRQTPVFYFEGNHDLGLSGVAQLKNTTIYPRSAQPVIFSHKDKLYALAHGDLFLGFGYGLYIRLLANPLSLKILGLLAHIKPLYTAISTPIYAKRIRTYPQNALDFTHFAKARLERYAKQSPQPLSGVIEGHFHIGRIYQDSMYVSLPSFYCTKEVTKLSEGSLVVCPALS